The proteins below are encoded in one region of Helicoverpa armigera isolate CAAS_96S chromosome 11, ASM3070526v1, whole genome shotgun sequence:
- the LOC110379631 gene encoding general transcription and DNA repair factor IIH helicase subunit XPB, giving the protein MGPPKKFKKYDSRTGSDRSGKKKKVEEEMTIDLVDDDNSENVGVPGAAMQDAEKNDQVPEDEFGAKDYRSQMALKADNASRPLWVAPNGHIFLEAFSPVYKHAHDFLIAIAEPVCRPQHIHEYKLTAYSLYAAVSVGLQTADIIEYLQRLSKCAVPAGIIEFIQLCTLSYGKVKLVLKHNRYLVESKHVEVLQKLLKDPIIQQCRLRRDGDDDFLSSALPDKPSTALKPGETSDKPPPANGTVPDDISQFYQQLDKEDDDDDVTDITANTAVAFEVDPDKIEVIQKRCIELEHPLLAEYDFRNDSINPDINIDLKPTAVLRPYQEKSLRKMFGNGRARSGVIVLPCGAGKSLVGVTAVCTVRKRALVLCNSGVSVEQWKQQFKCWSTADDSMICRFTSEAKDKPMGAGILITTYSMITHGQRRSWEAEQTMKWLQAQEWGLVVLDEVHTIPAKMFRRVLTIVHSHAKLGLTATLLREDDKIADLNFLIGPKLYEANWLELQANGYIARVQCAEVWCPMTPEFYREYLIQKINKKMLLYVMNPSKFRACQFLVRYHERRGDKTIVFSDNVFALRHYAVKMNKPYIYGPTSQSERIQILQNFKFNPKVNTIFVSKVADTSFDLPEANVLIQISSHGGSRRQEAQRLGRILRAKKGALAEEYNAFFYTLVSQDTLEMAYSRKRQRFLVNQGYSYKVITELKGMDTEPDLLYGTREEQGMLLQQVLAASETECEEEREGGVGGGVARRPGALSSLAGADDALYLEHRRNNSGQKHPLFKKFRY; this is encoded by the exons ATGGGTCCTCCAAAGAAGttcaaaaaatatgattcaaGAACAGGGAGTGATAGATCAG GCAAGAAAAAGAAGGTTGAAGAAGAGATGACCATAGATTTAGTAGATGATGATAACTCTGAGAATGTTGGTGTGCCGGGCGCTGCCATGCAGGATGCAGAGAAGAATGATCAAGTGCCTGAAGATGAATTTGGTGCCAAAGATTATAG AAGTCAAATGGCCCTGAAGGCTGACAATGCAAGCCGTCCTTTGTGGGTGGCACCAAATGGTCATATATTCTTGGAAGCATTCTCACCAGTCTACAAACATGCCCACGATTTTCTTATTGCTATTGCAGAGCCTGTGTGCCG TCCGCAACACATCCACGAATACAAATTGACAGCTTACAGTTTATATGCTGCTGTGTCCGTGGGCCTTCAAACAGCAGACATTATTGAATACCTGCAGAGGCTCAGCAAGTGTGCTGTACCTGCAGGCATTATAGAGTTCATTCAGCTGTGTACACTGTCTTATGGAAAAGTGAAGCTTGTGCTAAAACATAATAg GTATCTAGTAGAGAGCAAACATGTGGAAGTCCTACAGAAATTGCTCAAGGATCCAATAATTCAGCAATGTCGACTGCGTCGTGATGGCGATGACGACTTCTTATCATCAGCACTGCCCGACAAACCATCTACTGCACTTAAACCAG gcgAGACCAGTGACAAACCTCCCCCGGCTAACGGCACGGTGCCGGATGACATCAGCCAGTTCTACCAACAGTTAGACAAggaggatgacgatgatgacgTAACAGATATTACCGCTAATACTGCCGTCGCATTCGAAGTCGACCCTGATAAGATTGAG GTAATACAAAAGCGTTGCATCGAGCTAGAACACCCGTTACTTGCTGAGTACGACTTCCGCAACGACAGCatcaatcctgatataaacATTGACCTGAAGCCCACCGCGGTGCTACGCCCCTACCAAGAGAAGAGTTTGCGCAAAATGTTCGGCAATGGACGTGCTCG TTCAGGCGTGATAGTACTCCCGTGCGGCGCGGGCAAGTCGCTGGTGGGCGTGACGGCGGTGTGCACGGTGCGCAAGCGGGCGCTCGTGCTGTGCAACTCCGGCGTCTCCGTCGAGCAGTGGAAGCAGCAGTTCAAGTGCTGGTCCACGGCTGATGATAGCATGATCTGCAG ATTCACATCAGAAGCGAAAGACAAGCCAATGGGCGCGGGCATCCTGATAACAACATACTCTATGATCACTCACGGCCAGCGTCGCTCGTGGGAGGCGGAACAGACCATGAAGTGGCTGCAAGCTCAGGAGTGGGGACTCGTCGTGTTGGACGAGGTGCACACTATACCGGCCAAAATGTTCCGAAGGGTACTCACTATCGTGCACTCGCATGCTAAGCTCG GTTTAACCGCAACACTACTTCGAGAGGACGACAAGATCGCTGACCTAAACTTCTTGATCGGTCCGAAGCTATACGAAGCGAACTGGCTGGAGTTACAAGCCAACGGGTACATCGCGCGAGTGCAGTGCGCTGAGGTGTGGTGTCCCATGACGCCTGAGTTCTACAGGGAATATCTCATACAgaa AATAAACAAGAAGATGCTGCTATACGTAATGAACCCATCAAAGTTTCGCGCGTGTCAGTTCTTAGTTCGTTACCACGAGCGGCGCGGGGACAAGACCATAGTGTTCTCAGACAATGTATTCGCCCTCCGACACTACGCCGTCAAAATGAACAAACCTTACATCTACGGGCCCACCTCACAGAGCGAAAGGATTCAAATATTACAGAACTTCAAGTTCAACCCTAAAGTCAACACGATATTTGTCAGTAAAGTCGCCGATACGAGTTTTGATTTGCCCGAAGCTAATGTTTTGATACAAATTTCGTCGCACGGTGGGTCACGTCGACAGGAAGCTCAGAGATTGG GTCGTATTTTGAGAGCGAAAAAAGGCGCGTTAGCTGAGGAGTACAACGCTTTCTTTTACACCTTGGTATCACAAGATACTTTAGAAATGGCATACAGTCGCAAGCGACAACGGTTTCTTGTCAACCAGGGTTACAGTTATAAG GTTATCACAGAGCTAAAGGGCATGGATACGGAGCCGGACTTACTCTATGGTACACGAGAGGAACAAGGCATGCTTCTTCAGCAG GTACTGGCAGCATCTGAGACGGAATGCGAGGAGGAGCGCGAGGGCGGCGTGGGCGGCGGCGTGGCGCGGCGCCCGGGCGCGCTGTCCTCGCTGGCGGGCGCCGACGACGCGCTCTACCTCGAGCACCGCCGCAACAACAGCGGACAGAAGCACCCGCTCTTCAAGAAGTTCCGATACTAA